From Halobacillus sp. Marseille-Q1614, the proteins below share one genomic window:
- a CDS encoding GNAT family N-acetyltransferase produces MKIVYGENFITIEEADELTNEEIFNTLEQIEKQYKKVENLTLMLSPERSVSLENDLRVKGYCYTDAKVFYYHPLKNWRTLDRTEIEWVSPDEDSFMKHWLKVMEGSLNPRSALNMDEHMSSVKKELGSAYKKSCLTASIDGEIAGVAMPHIEPGTKGEGRLFYFGMLPNHRGTGLAKDIHLASLKLLAEEFDASYYIGATSHKNTPMLKVFENNGCHEKARKKVYKKKITPQPFQ; encoded by the coding sequence ATGAAAATCGTATATGGTGAAAATTTCATTACTATTGAAGAGGCAGATGAGCTGACAAATGAGGAAATCTTCAATACCTTGGAACAAATCGAGAAGCAGTATAAAAAAGTAGAAAATCTAACACTTATGCTGAGTCCTGAACGAAGTGTTTCATTAGAAAATGACCTGAGGGTAAAAGGCTATTGCTATACAGATGCAAAGGTTTTCTACTACCACCCATTAAAGAATTGGCGAACCCTTGATAGAACCGAAATAGAATGGGTATCGCCGGATGAGGATTCTTTTATGAAGCATTGGCTTAAAGTTATGGAAGGATCGCTGAATCCGAGAAGCGCTTTAAATATGGATGAACACATGAGCAGTGTGAAAAAAGAATTAGGATCTGCTTATAAAAAATCCTGTTTAACCGCCAGCATTGATGGCGAGATTGCAGGGGTAGCTATGCCCCATATCGAGCCGGGAACAAAGGGAGAAGGCCGTCTCTTTTATTTTGGTATGCTTCCCAATCATCGAGGGACTGGGTTGGCGAAGGATATTCATTTAGCGTCACTTAAACTGCTCGCAGAGGAATTTGACGCGTCTTATTACATAGGAGCCACAAGCCACAAAAATACCCCCATGTTGAAAGTATTTGAGAATAACGGCTGTCATGAGAAGGCAAGAAAAAAAGTTTATAAGAAAAAAATCACACCACAGCCTTTTCAATGA
- a CDS encoding DUF4037 domain-containing protein: protein MTLKQLAMTVAQAYEKNSKVEAIYIAGSLSREWADEHSDIELNILWAEAPDKEDRLAVINEVQGEIIDFHEYEENEWSEAYRVEGVKLEISSFLTESVLRSIQRVTKEFDTNVDDQCIVASIHYGIPLYGEELLDGLKAKVLVYPEQLSGEMIDEYSRLEKRWDNRQALLEREDWLMFYSVLTSVQSRIMGLLFGLNCMYVHHPSYKWQKDALETMNIKPDHIHERVNRVFLERPSEGLKEMEAIVEDVRKLVEDKE from the coding sequence ATGACTCTTAAACAATTAGCAATGACGGTAGCGCAGGCTTATGAGAAAAACTCCAAAGTTGAAGCCATTTATATTGCGGGCTCTCTTTCTAGAGAATGGGCGGATGAACATTCAGATATTGAATTGAACATATTGTGGGCTGAAGCTCCTGATAAGGAAGACCGCTTAGCCGTAATTAATGAAGTCCAAGGCGAGATTATCGATTTTCATGAGTACGAGGAAAATGAATGGTCGGAGGCTTACAGGGTGGAAGGCGTAAAGCTTGAGATCAGCAGTTTTCTTACAGAATCCGTACTGCGTAGTATCCAAAGGGTAACTAAAGAATTTGATACAAATGTAGATGACCAATGTATTGTAGCTTCAATCCATTATGGAATTCCTTTGTATGGAGAAGAGCTGCTCGATGGATTAAAAGCTAAAGTGCTCGTCTATCCTGAACAGCTGAGCGGTGAGATGATTGATGAATATTCCCGGTTAGAGAAACGCTGGGATAACCGTCAGGCCTTACTTGAGCGGGAAGACTGGCTGATGTTTTATTCTGTGCTGACTTCCGTGCAGTCCAGAATCATGGGGCTCTTATTTGGTTTGAATTGTATGTATGTTCATCATCCATCCTATAAGTGGCAGAAGGATGCCCTTGAAACGATGAATATTAAACCAGATCATATCCACGAGAGAGTAAATCGTGTCTTTCTTGAAAGGCCTTCCGAGGGGCTGAAGGAGATGGAAGCCATTGTGGAAGACGTCAGGAAGTTAGTTGAAGATAAAGAATAA
- the pabB gene encoding aminodeoxychorismate synthase component I — MSLPRLLFDFENAEGTKEELEFSNPLEVITAHTVEEVEPAFKEAEKKLEKGFYLAGYVSYEAAPAFDKVYKVNSLFKWPLVWFGVFRKPEVYHRTKSPEPYKVSHWSMEGNFESYQTGIQQIKDAIESGDTYQVNYTTRLSAEFSGDALSFYRQLAANQRAGYSAYLNIGGERKILSASPELFFRKAGETLQTKPMKGTSKRGRTLEEDEKQKCFLRKSTKEQAENLMIVDLLRNDLGRIAVPGSIHVPRLFDVETYPTVHQMTSTVEAKVEENTAMWDIFSALFPCGSITGAPKIRTMDYIADLEQSPREVYCGAIGYITPEKDAVFNVPIRTVMLTGSRAVYGTGGGITWDSTPLGEYEELQTKAKLLTEKRPDFKLLESMRLEDGEFPMFSYHLNRLKNSSIYFNYCLNEKLLNQKIEELKRCYTHGTYKVRLLVSEHGEVEAEAAEIVEDINEMKGCLADQPVDKANPFLYHKTTYRDVYDVHQKDGAGLILLWNKEGQLTEFTIGNFVVKHKGKLLTPPVESGLLRGTFRESLVEKGIIEEHTLYKKDLSSFEEIWMINGVRGWVRVDLL, encoded by the coding sequence ATGAGTCTGCCGAGATTATTGTTCGATTTTGAAAATGCTGAAGGGACAAAGGAGGAGCTTGAGTTCTCAAACCCTCTGGAGGTTATTACGGCCCATACGGTAGAAGAAGTCGAACCAGCTTTTAAAGAAGCAGAGAAGAAGCTGGAGAAAGGCTTTTACCTTGCTGGTTATGTCTCTTATGAAGCGGCGCCCGCCTTTGATAAGGTGTACAAAGTAAATAGTCTCTTCAAGTGGCCTCTTGTCTGGTTCGGTGTTTTTAGAAAACCTGAAGTGTATCACCGAACAAAGTCACCTGAACCCTACAAGGTTTCTCACTGGTCGATGGAAGGCAATTTTGAGAGTTACCAAACAGGGATACAGCAAATTAAGGACGCAATTGAATCTGGGGATACGTATCAAGTCAATTATACGACAAGACTTTCTGCCGAATTTTCAGGAGATGCCCTTTCTTTTTACCGCCAGCTTGCTGCTAATCAGAGAGCAGGATACAGCGCTTATTTAAATATTGGCGGGGAGCGGAAGATTCTTTCAGCGTCACCTGAACTTTTTTTTAGAAAAGCAGGCGAGACCCTGCAGACGAAGCCGATGAAAGGAACCTCGAAAAGAGGCCGTACACTGGAAGAGGATGAAAAACAAAAATGTTTCTTAAGGAAATCAACAAAAGAACAAGCCGAAAACTTAATGATCGTGGATCTGCTGCGTAACGATTTAGGGAGGATTGCCGTCCCTGGGTCCATCCATGTACCGCGGCTGTTTGATGTGGAAACCTATCCAACCGTTCATCAGATGACGTCTACAGTAGAGGCCAAAGTAGAAGAAAATACTGCGATGTGGGATATTTTTTCTGCTTTATTTCCTTGTGGATCGATCACGGGCGCCCCTAAAATCCGGACGATGGATTACATTGCCGATTTAGAACAATCACCGAGGGAGGTATATTGCGGCGCTATTGGTTATATAACGCCAGAGAAAGACGCGGTCTTTAATGTGCCAATCCGTACAGTTATGCTGACGGGCAGCCGGGCTGTGTACGGAACGGGCGGCGGAATCACCTGGGATTCTACACCACTGGGAGAGTATGAAGAGCTTCAGACTAAAGCGAAGCTGCTTACTGAAAAACGACCTGATTTTAAACTGCTTGAGTCAATGAGATTGGAAGACGGCGAATTTCCCATGTTTTCTTATCATTTAAATCGGTTGAAAAATTCATCCATATATTTTAATTACTGCCTTAACGAAAAGTTATTAAATCAGAAAATTGAAGAGTTAAAGAGATGCTATACACACGGTACTTATAAAGTTCGCCTGCTTGTGAGCGAACACGGGGAAGTTGAGGCGGAGGCGGCAGAAATCGTTGAAGATATAAATGAAATGAAGGGATGTTTAGCTGATCAGCCTGTTGATAAAGCCAATCCTTTTCTCTACCATAAAACTACTTACAGAGACGTCTATGATGTCCACCAGAAAGATGGGGCCGGTTTAATTTTACTGTGGAATAAAGAGGGACAATTGACAGAGTTCACCATCGGCAATTTTGTCGTAAAACATAAGGGGAAATTACTCACACCGCCAGTCGAATCGGGGTTATTAAGAGGAACGTTTCGGGAAAGCTTAGTAGAAAAAGGTATAATAGAAGAACACACCCTCTATAAAAAAGACCTGTCTTCCTTTGAAGAAATCTGGATGATTAATGGTGTAAGAGGATGGGTGCGAGTAGATCTTCTCTAA
- a CDS encoding 5'-3' exonuclease H3TH domain-containing protein, with translation MTTTNRILLVDGMALLFRAFYATAMSNYYMINSKGMPTNGVYGMMKHLFTAIDRYQPTHVVCCWDMGSKTFRNDMFPDYKANRGAPPEELIPQFDLAKEVVGSLDIPNIGQVGFEADDCMGTLSREYSDHSQVFILTGDQDMLQLLQPNVSVILLKKGYGNYAEYREDSFYEEKGITPQQMVDLKALMGDSSDNYPGVRGIGEKTALKLLMKHKSIEGILENLDQLTKGQRAKIEQDLEMLHLSRKLARINCEADVNCSLEDALFYIDEPRMASKFDDLEFRNWKKNIVGM, from the coding sequence ATGACTACCACTAATAGAATTCTGCTCGTAGATGGAATGGCTCTGCTTTTCCGAGCATTTTATGCTACAGCTATGAGCAATTATTATATGATTAACAGTAAAGGAATGCCGACCAATGGCGTATACGGAATGATGAAGCACTTGTTTACGGCGATCGATAGATATCAGCCGACGCATGTTGTCTGCTGCTGGGATATGGGGAGCAAAACGTTTCGAAACGATATGTTCCCCGACTATAAAGCGAACCGGGGAGCACCTCCCGAGGAGCTAATCCCTCAATTTGATCTTGCTAAAGAAGTTGTCGGATCTTTGGACATACCAAATATTGGTCAAGTCGGATTTGAAGCGGATGACTGCATGGGTACACTGAGCCGTGAATATAGTGACCATTCCCAGGTGTTCATTTTGACAGGAGACCAGGATATGCTTCAGCTTCTGCAGCCAAATGTTTCTGTTATCCTATTGAAAAAAGGATATGGAAATTATGCGGAGTACAGAGAAGATTCCTTTTATGAAGAAAAAGGCATTACACCTCAGCAGATGGTTGATCTGAAAGCTCTAATGGGGGACAGCAGTGATAACTACCCTGGAGTAAGAGGGATAGGGGAGAAAACAGCTCTGAAGCTATTGATGAAGCACAAATCCATTGAAGGGATACTGGAAAATCTCGATCAGCTGACAAAAGGGCAAAGAGCTAAAATCGAGCAGGATCTTGAGATGCTTCACCTCTCCAGGAAGCTCGCCCGTATAAATTGTGAAGCTGACGTCAACTGCTCTCTTGAAGATGCTTTATTTTATATCGATGAACCCCGTATGGCCAGTAAATTTGATGATCTTGAATTTAGAAATTGGAAAAAGAATATTGTCGGCATGTAA
- a CDS encoding helix-turn-helix transcriptional regulator, which produces MKGQLIKQHRKYRDLTLEELASGICSASYLSKIEHNTINASDEIYRLLGEKLNIKLDNLNEEFDDNIYEQLFHWHEAIKFKDTELMDKLYRTCKSSLAKNHNIELANLYKVILSRYKLAAKSKPLSKKTLKELHDVFSQSSQEYRFLYYKTIGLHYFLLADYKNAIKHFHSADEVLEQLPLSDHELYYHLALSYNRLRMYVESNYYAEIALDSYQNSLNYQRVTDCHILLAINFNCLEVYHVAERLFLKLLRVSKNQLNLTEQGKVYHNLGCVNYNQGKYEQALDYLQEALDFKKKQGISTVSTLFLLAETHYYGNNSEESAWEYLSLGEAEALQSNDLKYIHKLFVLKHIILHTTHKPSFIEKLEKKIIPDFRELNEYEDYKEHLELLGEIYYEKRMYKKCSMLFIEANRYKTAQKKDLY; this is translated from the coding sequence ATGAAGGGTCAATTAATCAAGCAGCACCGTAAATACAGAGATTTAACTTTAGAAGAATTAGCTTCAGGGATCTGTTCCGCATCCTACCTGAGCAAAATTGAGCATAATACGATCAATGCCAGTGACGAGATTTACCGCCTTCTGGGAGAAAAGCTCAATATCAAACTTGATAACTTAAATGAAGAATTCGATGATAATATTTATGAGCAGCTTTTTCATTGGCATGAAGCGATTAAGTTTAAAGATACAGAGCTTATGGACAAGCTTTACCGCACATGTAAATCCAGCCTTGCCAAGAACCATAACATTGAACTGGCTAATCTTTATAAGGTGATTTTATCCAGGTACAAACTCGCTGCCAAAAGTAAGCCTCTTTCTAAAAAAACCCTAAAAGAACTTCACGATGTTTTTTCCCAATCCTCCCAAGAATATCGTTTTCTCTATTACAAAACAATTGGTCTCCATTATTTTTTACTTGCTGATTATAAAAATGCGATTAAACACTTTCACTCGGCTGACGAGGTTTTAGAACAGCTTCCGCTAAGTGATCATGAGCTTTACTACCATCTGGCTCTTTCCTACAATCGTCTTCGCATGTATGTAGAATCCAATTATTATGCCGAAATTGCTCTCGACAGCTATCAGAATTCCCTGAACTATCAAAGGGTCACTGATTGCCATATCCTTCTTGCGATTAACTTTAACTGCCTGGAGGTTTACCACGTGGCTGAACGCCTTTTCTTAAAGCTGTTACGAGTCTCCAAAAATCAGCTTAATTTAACTGAACAAGGAAAGGTGTATCATAATTTAGGCTGCGTTAATTATAATCAGGGAAAATATGAACAGGCTCTTGATTACTTGCAAGAGGCCTTAGATTTCAAGAAAAAACAGGGCATCTCAACAGTCAGCACTTTATTTCTATTAGCAGAAACCCACTATTATGGGAATAACAGCGAAGAGTCTGCGTGGGAATATCTTTCACTTGGTGAAGCAGAAGCCTTGCAGTCTAATGACTTAAAATACATTCACAAACTGTTTGTACTCAAGCACATCATCCTGCATACAACTCATAAGCCCTCTTTTATTGAAAAGCTTGAGAAAAAAATCATCCCAGACTTCCGGGAGCTCAACGAATACGAGGATTATAAAGAACATCTCGAGCTCCTGGGAGAAATCTACTATGAGAAGAGAATGTACAAAAAATGCTCGATGCTCTTTATTGAAGCCAACCGTTATAAGACGGCTCAGAAAAAGGATCTATATTAG
- a CDS encoding SDR family oxidoreductase has product MKVLVAGANGKTGRLLIQYLKEDGHEPYGMVRKEEQKSNIEKLGGIPVLADLKKDVGHAVKGMDAVIFAAGSGSSTGPDQTEAVDRDGAINLVKHTEKFGIKKFVMLSAINADDSSEAEGSFKFYLDMKSQADEYLKRTELDYTIVRPGGLTDEESTSKIKVGEKVARDNIPRADVAKTIIASLQEPNAYHKTFELVSGDTQIEDALKTL; this is encoded by the coding sequence ATGAAAGTACTAGTAGCGGGAGCTAACGGAAAAACAGGACGTTTACTCATACAATATTTAAAAGAAGATGGTCACGAGCCGTACGGTATGGTTCGTAAAGAAGAGCAGAAGAGCAATATTGAAAAACTTGGCGGTATTCCTGTACTGGCCGATCTTAAGAAAGATGTCGGTCATGCCGTTAAAGGAATGGACGCGGTTATTTTCGCTGCCGGTTCCGGTTCATCTACAGGTCCGGACCAGACAGAAGCAGTGGACCGTGATGGTGCAATTAACTTAGTCAAGCACACAGAGAAGTTCGGTATTAAAAAGTTCGTAATGCTAAGTGCGATCAATGCGGATGATTCCAGTGAAGCTGAAGGCAGCTTTAAATTTTACCTTGATATGAAGAGCCAGGCGGATGAATACCTTAAAAGAACAGAGCTTGATTATACGATTGTTCGCCCAGGCGGCCTTACGGATGAGGAAAGCACAAGCAAAATAAAAGTCGGTGAAAAAGTCGCACGCGACAATATCCCAAGAGCAGATGTAGCTAAAACAATCATCGCTTCCCTGCAGGAACCAAATGCTTATCATAAAACATTTGAACTTGTTTCAGGTGATACGCAGATTGAAGACGCCTTAAAAACTCTCTAA
- a CDS encoding NADP-dependent oxidoreductase translates to MNREIQLVKRPETTPTHEHLKVIETQQPSSPSEGEVLVQMLYISVDPYMRGRMSDTKSYIEPFQLNEPIAGGAIAQVIESNSSNLKEGDIVTGALEWKEQLIVKAAEVRKIDPSLGPVTASLGVLGMPGLTAYFGLTDIGSPKEGETLVVSGAAGAVGSTVVQIGKIYGCRVVGIAGTEEKISYLKQELGVDAAINYKEENVSDALEAACPDGIDIYFDNVGGDISDAVYPLLNKFSRIAQCGAISSYNKPGDQGPRIQMHLIKSSSLIKGFIVGDYQERFKEGFTYLSQWVKEGKITYKETVQEGFENVPDAFFGLFTGENIGKQLVKIADPK, encoded by the coding sequence ATGAACAGAGAAATTCAGTTAGTTAAACGTCCAGAAACTACTCCGACCCATGAACATTTAAAAGTAATAGAAACGCAGCAGCCCTCCTCCCCTTCAGAAGGAGAAGTATTAGTACAAATGCTGTACATCTCAGTTGACCCTTATATGAGAGGGCGTATGAGTGATACAAAATCATATATAGAGCCTTTCCAATTAAATGAGCCGATTGCAGGCGGAGCGATCGCCCAGGTGATTGAATCGAACTCTTCTAACCTTAAGGAAGGGGACATCGTTACAGGCGCTCTTGAATGGAAAGAGCAGCTGATAGTAAAAGCTGCTGAAGTTAGAAAGATTGATCCATCTCTCGGCCCGGTTACTGCTTCGCTTGGAGTCCTCGGAATGCCGGGATTAACGGCGTACTTTGGCTTAACTGATATCGGATCACCCAAAGAAGGAGAAACCTTAGTCGTTTCCGGTGCAGCCGGTGCTGTAGGATCTACCGTCGTACAAATCGGGAAAATCTATGGCTGCCGCGTTGTCGGAATTGCCGGTACAGAGGAAAAAATATCGTATCTGAAACAGGAGCTCGGTGTAGATGCAGCGATTAACTATAAAGAGGAAAATGTTTCGGATGCTTTAGAAGCAGCATGTCCTGATGGTATCGATATCTATTTCGATAACGTAGGCGGAGATATTTCAGATGCTGTTTACCCTCTTCTTAACAAGTTTTCCAGAATCGCTCAGTGTGGGGCGATTTCCTCCTACAATAAGCCAGGGGATCAAGGGCCGCGCATTCAGATGCATTTAATTAAGTCAAGTTCCCTTATTAAAGGTTTTATCGTAGGCGATTATCAGGAGCGCTTTAAAGAAGGCTTCACCTATTTATCTCAATGGGTAAAAGAAGGGAAAATCACTTACAAAGAGACAGTCCAAGAAGGATTTGAAAACGTTCCTGATGCATTTTTCGGCCTCTTTACAGGAGAAAACATCGGAAAGCAGCTTGTAAAAATAGCAGATCCTAAATAA
- a CDS encoding aldehyde dehydrogenase family protein encodes MVYAFPNTEGSIVQFKERYDNFIGGEWTPPVKGQYFDNVSPVTGKNFCQVARSTEEDIELALDAAHKVKDAWGRTSVTERSLILNRIADRMEENLENLAVAETWENGKAVRETLNADIPLAIDHFRYFASVIRSEEGTIGEIDNDTVAYHFKEPLGVVGQIIPWNFPILMATWKIAPALAAGNAIVLKPAEQTPASLMYLLELIEDLLPAGVLNVVNGFGLEAGKPLAQNPRINKVAFTGETTTGRMIMQYASQNIIPVTLELGGKSPNIFFEDIMDKDDDFLDKAIEGMVMFALNQGEVCTCPSRALIHESIYDKFMERALERVKAIKTGNPLDPEVMMGAQASSEQLDKILSYLNIGKEEGAECLVGGERNQMEGDFADGYYVQPTMFKGNNEMRVFQEEIFGPVLSVTTFKDKEEAMSIANDTLYGLGAGIWTRDMNTAYRFGRGIQAGRVWTNCYHSYPAHAAFGGYKMSGVGRENHKMMLDHYQQTKNLLVSYSPQKLGFF; translated from the coding sequence ATGGTATATGCATTTCCTAACACGGAAGGATCGATTGTACAATTTAAAGAGCGTTACGACAACTTTATTGGCGGTGAATGGACTCCCCCTGTGAAAGGCCAATACTTCGATAATGTCTCACCAGTTACAGGCAAAAATTTCTGTCAGGTCGCCCGTTCAACGGAAGAAGATATCGAGCTTGCATTAGATGCGGCTCACAAAGTAAAGGACGCGTGGGGAAGAACTTCTGTAACCGAACGTTCCCTTATCTTAAATAGAATAGCTGATCGTATGGAAGAAAACTTGGAAAATCTGGCTGTTGCGGAGACATGGGAGAACGGTAAAGCCGTCCGCGAAACATTGAATGCGGATATTCCGCTCGCAATTGACCATTTCCGTTACTTTGCTTCTGTTATTCGTTCTGAAGAAGGAACGATTGGAGAAATCGATAACGACACTGTAGCTTATCATTTTAAAGAGCCGCTAGGGGTAGTCGGTCAAATCATTCCTTGGAATTTCCCAATTCTAATGGCCACATGGAAAATAGCACCTGCACTGGCCGCAGGAAATGCAATTGTTCTAAAGCCCGCAGAGCAGACGCCTGCGTCACTCATGTACTTACTTGAACTTATTGAAGACTTACTGCCGGCTGGTGTTTTGAACGTAGTCAACGGCTTTGGCTTAGAAGCTGGTAAGCCTCTCGCTCAAAACCCGAGAATCAATAAAGTAGCATTTACCGGCGAAACGACTACCGGGCGTATGATCATGCAATACGCTTCGCAAAATATCATACCTGTTACTTTAGAACTTGGCGGAAAATCACCTAATATATTCTTTGAAGATATCATGGATAAAGATGATGATTTCTTAGACAAGGCAATTGAAGGAATGGTCATGTTCGCTCTTAACCAAGGTGAAGTCTGTACGTGTCCATCACGAGCCCTTATCCATGAATCCATCTATGACAAATTTATGGAAAGAGCCCTCGAGCGTGTGAAAGCTATTAAAACAGGCAACCCGCTAGATCCTGAAGTAATGATGGGAGCACAGGCTTCCTCTGAGCAGCTGGATAAAATTCTGTCCTATTTAAATATAGGAAAAGAAGAAGGTGCTGAATGCTTAGTCGGAGGCGAACGCAATCAGATGGAAGGCGACTTTGCCGACGGTTATTATGTGCAGCCTACAATGTTTAAAGGAAACAATGAAATGAGAGTTTTCCAGGAGGAAATCTTCGGGCCTGTATTATCTGTCACTACGTTTAAAGACAAAGAAGAAGCTATGTCGATTGCCAACGATACATTGTACGGACTTGGAGCAGGGATCTGGACACGCGATATGAATACAGCCTACCGTTTCGGACGCGGCATTCAAGCCGGCCGAGTGTGGACAAACTGCTACCACTCCTACCCTGCCCACGCAGCATTTGGCGGGTATAAAATGTCAGGGGTCGGCCGTGAAAACCATAAGATGATGCTCGACCATTACCAGCAGACGAAGAATCTCCTCGTCAGTTACAGCCCGCAGAAACTAGGATTTTTCTAA
- a CDS encoding DUF779 domain-containing protein codes for MVERVTATEEALELIATLKEKHGPLMFHQSGGCCDGSSPMCYQEGDLLIGSQDVLLGEIGGTPFYMNKKQYDYWKHTQLIIDVVEGRGGMFSLEGVEGKRFLSKSRAFTDEEYKELKAQTQ; via the coding sequence ATGGTAGAAAGAGTAACAGCTACTGAAGAAGCCCTTGAACTCATTGCCACATTAAAAGAAAAGCACGGGCCTCTTATGTTTCACCAGTCAGGAGGCTGCTGTGACGGGAGCTCCCCTATGTGTTATCAAGAGGGTGACTTATTAATTGGCAGTCAGGATGTGCTTCTTGGAGAGATTGGCGGAACTCCTTTCTACATGAATAAAAAGCAGTATGACTATTGGAAGCATACGCAGCTGATTATTGATGTAGTAGAAGGCCGTGGAGGTATGTTTTCCTTAGAAGGCGTAGAAGGTAAAAGGTTTTTATCAAAGTCGAGAGCTTTTACCGATGAAGAATATAAAGAGCTGAAAGCGCAGACACAATAA
- a CDS encoding thiol-disulfide oxidoreductase DCC family protein yields the protein MRHVVFYDARCPFCYYLKKTLRRLDWRKKIKWVSIQEVEKSEGYPYLKGRNISEEIHLLTNQGQVAAGFDAVRLLLLQLPPVSIFGLLSYLPPVNLIGPPFYRWFSSHRYEWFGQYESPRYD from the coding sequence GTGAGACATGTGGTTTTTTACGACGCCCGGTGTCCATTTTGCTACTACCTGAAAAAAACGCTTCGGCGGCTTGATTGGCGTAAAAAAATAAAATGGGTTTCTATACAGGAAGTAGAAAAAAGTGAAGGTTACCCTTATTTAAAAGGACGAAACATTTCAGAAGAAATACATCTGTTAACTAACCAGGGACAAGTTGCAGCTGGTTTTGATGCCGTGCGCCTTCTGCTGCTTCAGCTGCCGCCCGTTTCTATCTTTGGCCTGCTGAGCTATTTACCCCCCGTAAATTTAATAGGACCCCCTTTTTACAGGTGGTTTTCCAGCCACCGTTATGAGTGGTTTGGCCAGTATGAGTCTCCTCGCTATGATTAA
- a CDS encoding STAS domain-containing protein, whose amino-acid sequence MKEELKYIGAKIIGNRLKLAEQLTDVETDSYARSLDREDLSREQILQFRSEIFQYLGESLTDDYHLVERKVIQWAKQVGEVSVESNIPLDDAIAVIGHYRTVVWGTFDEELDSKQFHAITILDVNKFINPLIDQIILQLSQIYIAHHDQRMKRTQDRLKEISVPVVPIADGVAVLPVVGEIDPDRAQLIMETTLQKSTRLQLQYLIIDISGVPVIDKPVIHSLFQVTHSLQLVGVETTLTGIRAEIARSIVEQGMEFREVKTRANLQQALAEIGV is encoded by the coding sequence ATGAAAGAGGAATTGAAATACATCGGGGCTAAAATTATTGGTAACCGGTTAAAGCTTGCCGAGCAGCTGACAGATGTAGAAACCGACAGCTATGCAAGAAGTCTCGACCGGGAGGATCTATCGCGCGAGCAGATCCTTCAATTCAGGAGCGAGATTTTCCAGTACCTCGGTGAATCGTTAACAGATGATTATCACCTCGTCGAAAGAAAAGTTATTCAATGGGCGAAACAGGTTGGAGAGGTGTCTGTAGAAAGCAATATTCCTCTTGATGATGCGATTGCTGTAATAGGACATTATCGAACGGTCGTATGGGGAACTTTTGACGAAGAACTCGATTCAAAACAGTTTCATGCCATTACGATATTAGATGTAAATAAGTTTATTAATCCATTAATTGACCAGATTATTCTGCAGTTGAGCCAAATTTATATTGCCCATCATGATCAAAGGATGAAGAGAACACAGGACAGACTGAAGGAAATATCAGTTCCTGTTGTTCCAATTGCTGATGGTGTGGCTGTCCTGCCGGTTGTAGGAGAAATTGATCCAGATAGAGCTCAGCTCATCATGGAAACTACCTTGCAGAAAAGTACTAGACTGCAGCTGCAGTATTTGATTATTGATATTTCTGGGGTCCCTGTGATCGACAAACCCGTTATCCATTCACTTTTTCAAGTAACCCACTCGCTTCAGCTTGTTGGAGTAGAGACAACATTAACCGGTATTCGAGCGGAAATCGCCCGTTCCATTGTTGAGCAGGGGATGGAGTTTCGTGAAGTAAAAACCCGTGCCAATCTGCAGCAGGCATTGGCAGAGATCGGCGTTTAA